A window of the Mucilaginibacter sp. cycad4 genome harbors these coding sequences:
- a CDS encoding cation diffusion facilitator family transporter has protein sequence MSAGHDHSHSHSHGHHHHDHAPKLDHLNSAFIWGIVLNSVFVVVEAITGFVTHSLSLLTDAGHNLSDVASLALALLAFKLTKVSANSKYTYGYKRSTIIVSFFNAVILFAAVGFIIYEAITRFMNPETVSGGTMAWVAFIGIGINAFTAWLFVKDKDTDLNIKGAYLHMAVDAIVSFGVVISGIIIYFTKLYWIDSAVSLVIGFVILRGTWSLLTASLRLEMDGVPAEMDLDKIKAELKKAKGVVDVHHMHVWALSTTENALTAHLVINPDSMANFDNIKHDLRHRLEHLDISHSTFEPEFSEEECKQPECL, from the coding sequence ATGTCAGCAGGTCACGATCATTCGCACTCACATTCGCACGGGCATCATCACCATGACCATGCCCCTAAGCTTGATCATTTAAATTCGGCTTTTATTTGGGGAATTGTGCTTAACTCGGTGTTTGTGGTGGTTGAGGCTATTACAGGTTTTGTTACCCACTCTTTGTCCCTGTTAACCGACGCCGGCCATAACCTGAGCGATGTGGCCTCGCTTGCGCTGGCTTTGCTTGCCTTTAAGCTCACCAAAGTGAGCGCCAACAGTAAGTATACTTACGGCTATAAGCGGTCGACCATCATCGTATCTTTTTTTAACGCGGTAATATTATTTGCAGCCGTTGGTTTTATTATTTATGAGGCTATTACGCGCTTCATGAACCCCGAAACGGTATCGGGCGGTACCATGGCATGGGTTGCTTTTATAGGCATTGGCATTAACGCTTTTACGGCCTGGCTTTTTGTTAAAGATAAAGATACCGACCTCAATATTAAAGGCGCTTACCTGCACATGGCTGTTGATGCTATAGTATCCTTTGGAGTTGTGATATCAGGTATTATCATATACTTTACCAAACTGTACTGGATTGACAGCGCAGTGAGCCTTGTAATAGGTTTTGTGATATTACGCGGCACCTGGAGCCTGCTTACAGCCAGCCTGCGTTTGGAAATGGACGGCGTGCCTGCCGAAATGGACCTGGATAAGATCAAAGCCGAACTTAAAAAAGCCAAAGGCGTGGTTGATGTGCACCATATGCACGTTTGGGCACTCAGCACTACTGAAAATGCGCTCACTGCCCACCTGGTGATCAACCCCGATTCAATGGCCAATTTTGATAACATCAAGCATGATCTCCGTCACCGGTTGGAGCATCTGGATATCAGCCACAGCACTTTTGAACCCGAATTTTCGGAAGAAGAATGTAAGCAGCCGGAGTGCTTGTAG